In Acanthopagrus latus isolate v.2019 chromosome 16, fAcaLat1.1, whole genome shotgun sequence, one DNA window encodes the following:
- the LOC119005154 gene encoding glucosamine-6-phosphate isomerase 2 produces the protein MRLVILDDYNLASEWAAKYIRNRIIQFKPSADRYFTLGLPTGSTPYGCYQKLIEYYRNGDISFKYVKTFNMDEYVGLPRAHPESYHSYMWNNFFKHIDIDPANAHILDGNAEDLEAECQAYEQKIAGAGGIELFVGGIGPDGHIAFNEPGSSLVSRTRVKTLAKDTIVANARFFGNNLSKVPTMALTVGVGTVMDAKEVMILITGAHKAFALYKAIEEGVNHMWTVSAFQQHPRTIFVCDEDATLELRVKTVKYFKGLMHVHNRLVDPVLSIKDQ, from the exons ATGAGGCTGGTCATTCTGGACGACTATAACCTGGCCAGCGAGTGGGCAGCAAAATACATCCGCAACAGAATCATCCAGTTCAAGCCGTCTGCTGACAGATACTTCACCCTGGGTTTACCTACAG GGAGTACTCCTTACGGCTGTTACCAGAAGTTGATTGAATACTACAGAAATGGCGATATTTCTTTCAAATATGTGAAAACGTTCAACATGGATGAGTACGTCG gTCTGCCTCGTGCTCATCCAGAGAGCTATCACTCCTACATGTGGAACAACTTCTTCAAGCACATTGACATCGATCCAGCCAATGCTCACATCCTGGACGGAAACGCAGAAGACCTGGAGGCAGAGTGTCAGGCTTACGAGCAGAAGATCGCAGGGGCCGGAGGAATCGAGCTGTTTGTAGGAG GTATCGGTCCTGACGGTCACATAGCGTTCAACGAGCCGGGTTCCAGCCTTGTTTCCAGGACCAGAGTGAAAACCCTGGCAAAGGACACCATCGTTGCCAATGCTCGTTTCTTTGGCAACAACCTCTCCAAAGTTCCCACCATGGCTCTCACTGTGGGGGTGGGAACTGTCATGGATGCCAAGGAG GTGATGATTCTGATCACAGGAGCACACAAAGCCTTCGCTCTGTACAAAGCCATAGAGGAGGGAGTGAACCACATGTGGACGGTCTCAGCCTTCCAGCAGCACCCTCGCACCATCTTCGTTTGCGATGAAGACGCCACCCTGGAGCTGCGGGTCAAAACAGTCAAATACTTCAAAG GTTTAATGCACGTTCATAACAGACTGGTGGACCCAGTGCTCAGCATAAAGGACCAGTAA